One Kitasatospora sp. MAP12-44 DNA segment encodes these proteins:
- a CDS encoding polymorphic toxin-type HINT domain-containing protein, translating to MKAAGGASSSGSADVHVSVLDQKKTAALGVAGVAFSVEGAGTGQGGTRVGLDYSAFDQAYGGNYGSRLHLVSLPACALTTPQVAACRVQTPLPTTRDVVGKSVSTVLTPAPSTRSASVQAAPSASAQALSVSSVVAATDSTGQEGGAAGSYAGDSLQPSGSWAGGGSAGSFTYQYPITLPGASTSKAPTLGLGYDSGSVDGQTSSTQAQSSWAGDGWSTPDSFLEQTFASCADSPEGTASPSVTNDECYAGPVLTLSLNGSTTSLVFDASKGTYTPADNNGETVTHVTGSNNGSGAYNTDYWTVTDRSGTVYQFGRNQLPGWSAGKAATNSVDTEPVYSAHPGDPCYNAAGFSSSVCTMAYKWHLDYVKDARGQAMSYYYNQDTNFYGENLGATNVSYVRDSYLAHIDYGFMDGGAYGTVPDQVVFTTAPRCTATTCDPLSATTAATEYPDVPFDLVCASGATCTSYGPGFFSTVRLAQITTKQYSTATSAYVPVDTYTLTQSEPATGDGTSPTLWLASVTRHGNDTSAGPGGAITMPAVTFTGQDLQNRVDTTNYPGLYRYRLSSITTELGDVVGVSYTLPNPCTAASVASQDPSTNTGSCYPVYWTPKFYTAPIRDWFQKYAVSQVLEYDGTGKSTTKATTYTYGGGAAWHYDDNELVQAKYRTWGQFHGYATVTTNTGDGANDPQTQSTASFYRGMDGDYLTPTTNRTVTLTDSQGAGHTDSPQLTGDLLESTAFVGAGGAIDHSAISSYWISAPVATRTRTGLAPLTATSTRVAETFTRQALTDGGTTTWRSTENDNTYDTTTGLLTTAYTHTVPVNPAYDQCTTSTYAPANTALNIVGLVASQESDSVACSGFTEAAIPSAPSALNTLGAPASVNRPAQVESATQTFYDDPTFATTFPQTTAPTVGSVTMVRKAADYTGGAFTWQTTARSTYDGYGRPTKTYDGDGNATTTAYTVNSVGLTTGASVTNAKSQTSQQTFATTRGLPLTATDANGIVTTTQYDALGRATATWLYSRPTTAPANTLTTYTVSNTGLSGTTTQQLNDSLGYATSITILDALGRVRQTQTPTPQGGRMITESFYDSRGWVRKTNNPYWDSASLPTLALASFQDSTIPNQDVYTYDGLGRAVVDTSYAYSVVKQTTTTVNTGDTTTVFPPTGGTVKSTATDPLGRTSNVTDYTTPPTLVTPANTFNGTWYTTGGTAASTIAYGYDGHGKQSTTSNAGSTWTTTYNLLGQAVAKSDPDAGTSTTVYDGAGNTLQTTDARGASTSLTYDVLGRKTAQYAAPTSAQSTANESASWVYDNDNAVTGVTNAVGQATTTTAYNNGNAYTTQSLGFNVFGESIGQSVTIPSAAQGTVLGRTYTFKHDYTPNTGLLYDDVYPLAGGLPSEVVTHTYATALDLPAGLADSSYGYSQGTTYDAYGRVTQETIGSSTLQAYLTNTYDPHTGALTDQLVSRSNTGTPTPVDNQAYTYDPAGNLTQQDSTRLGTSTPAESQCYTYDPQDRLSSAWTATWATTNTCTIAPTTTAHTQVTDTLGAASAYWTSWTFTPTGQRATQTQHNLTGGTDTTTTDTYNGNGTNQPHTLTSDTPGAPATGDSYAYDAAGNMTTRTTPATGAQTLTWNTLGQLAAITPQATGASYLYNADGSLLIKTDPGKTTLYLPGEQITLNTTTNTASGVRYIPLPGGGTVVRTGGGSNYNFEITDPHGTADLTLDSTAQTPTWRQFTPYGAPRGTTNNWLDDRGFLNAPNDTTTGLTALGARQYDPNTGAFISLDPLFEATDTQQLNGYTYAANNPIGASDPTGLMKEPDFYGGAGYTNQTACDQACQATLPTDIPEPPIPDTSGFDRPAHRTAWISHGSGGGFFEQAWGAFSHKIVQTVVGGYHTSMGQIDDLATCATGGSANSCANVFVNLELGPALAAVGAATGLYQDLSEIGTNVQDGKYGAATGNSTFLALSLAGDGDGEAVRGLGWGDRLSTMFDRGDIPTGCTNSFPAGTLVLLSDGTTKPIETLAKGDMVTATNPETGTTSPEAVLATIVTPDDQDFTDLTIKSPNSATADSTTLTSTQHHPFWDVTTQSWTDAGHLKPGDQVRTEDGQAADVISVRNYHTAPHTAYNLTIANLHTYYVLAGATPVLVHNDDPLPTQVQGRNQPLTSKQATDLAKFLGYRDTGQRLKGQKIFTNGKTFISQDIGDGDGSHNGGTWKLAKSIKDLGSKSTRTGTYDAMLNKIGC from the coding sequence GTGAAGGCAGCCGGTGGCGCCAGCAGCTCGGGGTCGGCGGATGTGCACGTCAGTGTGCTCGACCAGAAGAAGACGGCCGCGCTCGGCGTCGCCGGGGTGGCCTTCAGCGTCGAGGGCGCGGGCACCGGTCAGGGTGGCACCCGGGTCGGTTTGGACTACTCGGCCTTCGACCAGGCCTATGGCGGTAACTACGGTTCCCGCCTGCATCTTGTGTCCTTGCCGGCGTGTGCGTTGACGACGCCGCAGGTGGCGGCGTGTCGCGTTCAGACTCCTCTGCCCACCACGCGCGATGTGGTCGGCAAGTCCGTGTCGACCGTCCTGACCCCCGCCCCCTCGACGCGCAGCGCGTCCGTGCAGGCGGCACCGTCGGCTTCGGCGCAGGCTCTGTCGGTGTCGTCGGTGGTCGCGGCGACGGATTCGACCGGTCAGGAGGGCGGCGCGGCCGGTAGCTACGCGGGGGACTCCCTGCAGCCCAGCGGGAGTTGGGCTGGTGGTGGTTCGGCGGGGTCGTTCACCTACCAGTATCCGATCACTCTGCCGGGGGCGTCTACGTCGAAGGCCCCCACACTGGGTCTGGGTTATGACTCGGGTTCGGTGGACGGGCAGACCTCCTCGACGCAGGCGCAATCGTCGTGGGCGGGTGACGGGTGGTCGACGCCGGATTCGTTCCTGGAGCAGACGTTCGCCTCGTGTGCGGACAGTCCGGAGGGGACCGCGTCGCCGTCGGTGACGAACGACGAGTGCTATGCGGGGCCGGTCCTGACGCTGTCCCTGAACGGGTCCACCACCTCGCTGGTCTTCGACGCCTCGAAGGGCACGTACACGCCCGCCGACAACAACGGCGAGACGGTCACGCATGTGACCGGTTCCAATAACGGCTCGGGTGCGTACAACACGGATTACTGGACGGTGACGGACCGCTCGGGCACGGTGTACCAGTTCGGCCGCAACCAGCTGCCGGGCTGGTCGGCGGGGAAGGCTGCCACCAACTCGGTGGACACCGAGCCGGTGTACTCGGCGCACCCGGGCGACCCGTGCTACAACGCTGCCGGGTTCAGCTCGTCGGTGTGCACGATGGCGTACAAGTGGCATCTGGACTACGTCAAGGACGCCCGCGGGCAGGCGATGTCCTACTACTACAACCAGGACACCAACTTCTACGGCGAGAACCTGGGCGCGACGAACGTCTCGTACGTGCGTGACTCCTACCTGGCGCACATCGACTACGGCTTTATGGACGGCGGCGCGTACGGGACCGTTCCCGACCAGGTCGTCTTCACCACCGCGCCGCGCTGCACCGCCACGACCTGCGACCCGCTGTCCGCCACCACCGCGGCCACCGAGTACCCGGACGTGCCGTTCGACCTCGTCTGCGCGAGCGGCGCCACCTGCACCTCCTACGGGCCGGGATTCTTCTCCACCGTCCGCCTCGCGCAGATCACCACGAAGCAGTACTCGACCGCCACGTCCGCCTATGTCCCGGTGGACACCTACACGCTGACGCAGAGCGAGCCCGCCACCGGTGACGGGACGTCACCCACCCTGTGGCTGGCCTCCGTGACCCGTCACGGCAACGACACCAGCGCCGGCCCCGGTGGCGCCATCACGATGCCGGCGGTCACGTTCACCGGTCAGGACCTGCAGAACCGGGTCGACACCACCAACTACCCCGGCCTGTACCGCTACCGCCTGTCCTCGATCACCACCGAGCTCGGCGACGTCGTCGGCGTCAGCTACACCCTGCCCAACCCCTGCACGGCGGCCTCGGTCGCCTCCCAGGACCCCTCGACCAACACCGGGTCCTGCTACCCCGTGTACTGGACACCCAAGTTCTACACGGCGCCGATCCGCGACTGGTTCCAGAAGTACGCCGTCAGCCAGGTCCTGGAGTACGACGGCACCGGCAAGTCCACCACCAAAGCCACCACATACACCTACGGCGGTGGCGCGGCCTGGCACTACGACGACAACGAGCTCGTCCAGGCCAAGTACCGCACCTGGGGCCAGTTCCACGGCTACGCCACTGTGACCACCAACACCGGCGACGGCGCCAACGACCCGCAGACCCAGTCGACCGCCAGCTTCTACCGCGGCATGGACGGCGACTACCTCACCCCCACCACCAACCGCACGGTCACCCTCACCGATTCCCAGGGCGCCGGGCACACCGACTCCCCGCAGTTGACGGGTGATTTGCTGGAGTCCACCGCTTTCGTGGGCGCGGGTGGCGCGATCGACCACTCGGCGATCAGCTCGTACTGGATCTCCGCGCCCGTCGCCACCCGCACCCGTACCGGGCTGGCGCCGCTGACCGCCACCAGCACCCGGGTGGCGGAGACGTTCACCCGTCAGGCGCTGACCGACGGCGGCACCACCACCTGGCGCTCCACCGAGAACGACAACACCTACGACACCACCACCGGGCTGCTGACCACCGCCTACACGCACACCGTCCCGGTCAACCCCGCCTACGACCAGTGCACGACGTCCACCTACGCGCCGGCGAACACCGCCCTCAACATCGTGGGTCTGGTCGCCTCCCAGGAGAGCGACTCGGTGGCGTGCTCCGGCTTCACCGAGGCCGCGATCCCCTCCGCACCCTCCGCCCTCAACACGCTGGGCGCGCCCGCGAGTGTCAACCGCCCGGCGCAGGTGGAGTCGGCCACCCAGACGTTCTACGACGACCCGACCTTCGCCACCACCTTCCCCCAGACCACAGCTCCCACGGTCGGCAGTGTGACGATGGTCCGTAAGGCCGCCGACTACACAGGCGGCGCGTTCACCTGGCAGACCACCGCCCGCAGCACCTACGACGGTTACGGGCGCCCGACCAAGACCTACGACGGTGACGGCAACGCCACCACCACCGCCTACACGGTCAACTCGGTGGGCCTGACCACCGGCGCATCCGTCACCAACGCCAAGTCCCAGACCAGCCAGCAGACCTTCGCCACCACCCGCGGCCTGCCACTGACCGCCACCGACGCCAACGGCATCGTCACGACCACCCAGTACGACGCGCTGGGCCGAGCGACCGCGACATGGCTCTACTCCCGCCCCACCACCGCGCCGGCCAACACCCTCACCACCTACACGGTGTCCAACACCGGCCTGTCCGGCACCACCACGCAGCAGCTCAACGACTCCCTGGGCTACGCGACCTCCATCACGATCCTCGACGCGCTGGGACGCGTACGCCAGACCCAGACCCCCACCCCGCAGGGCGGGCGCATGATCACCGAGTCGTTCTACGACTCACGCGGCTGGGTCCGCAAGACCAACAACCCCTACTGGGACTCCGCCAGCCTCCCCACGCTCGCCCTGGCCTCGTTCCAGGACTCCACGATCCCCAACCAGGACGTCTACACCTACGACGGCCTGGGCCGCGCCGTGGTCGACACCTCCTACGCCTACTCGGTCGTCAAGCAGACCACCACCACGGTGAACACCGGCGACACCACCACCGTCTTCCCGCCCACCGGCGGCACCGTCAAGTCCACCGCCACCGACCCGCTCGGCCGCACCAGCAACGTCACCGACTACACCACCCCGCCCACCCTGGTGACACCGGCCAACACCTTCAACGGCACCTGGTACACCACCGGCGGCACCGCGGCCAGCACCATCGCCTACGGCTACGACGGCCACGGCAAGCAGTCCACCACCAGCAACGCCGGCTCCACCTGGACCACCACCTACAACCTGCTGGGCCAGGCCGTCGCCAAGAGCGACCCCGACGCCGGCACCAGCACCACCGTCTACGACGGTGCCGGCAACACCCTGCAGACCACCGACGCCCGAGGCGCCAGCACCTCCCTCACCTACGACGTCCTGGGCCGCAAGACCGCCCAGTACGCCGCCCCCACCTCCGCCCAGTCCACGGCCAACGAGAGTGCCTCCTGGGTCTACGACAACGACAACGCCGTCACCGGCGTCACCAACGCCGTCGGACAGGCCACCACCACCACCGCCTACAACAACGGCAACGCCTACACCACCCAGTCATTGGGGTTCAACGTCTTCGGCGAGTCCATCGGCCAGAGCGTGACCATCCCCTCCGCCGCGCAAGGCACCGTCCTGGGCCGCACCTACACCTTCAAGCACGACTACACCCCCAACACCGGCCTGCTCTACGACGACGTCTACCCCCTCGCCGGCGGCCTGCCCTCGGAGGTCGTCACCCACACCTACGCCACCGCCCTCGACCTGCCCGCCGGTCTGGCCGACTCCAGCTACGGCTACTCGCAGGGCACCACCTACGACGCCTACGGCCGCGTCACCCAGGAGACGATCGGCAGCAGCACCCTCCAGGCCTACCTCACCAACACCTACGACCCGCACACCGGCGCGCTCACCGACCAGCTCGTCTCCCGCTCCAACACCGGCACCCCCACCCCCGTCGACAACCAGGCCTACACCTACGACCCCGCCGGAAACCTCACCCAGCAGGACAGCACCCGCCTCGGCACCAGCACCCCCGCCGAGAGCCAGTGCTACACCTACGACCCCCAGGACCGCCTGAGCAGCGCCTGGACCGCCACCTGGGCCACCACCAACACCTGCACCATCGCCCCCACCACCACCGCACACACCCAGGTCACCGACACCCTCGGAGCCGCCAGCGCCTACTGGACCAGCTGGACCTTCACCCCCACCGGCCAACGCGCCACCCAGACCCAGCACAACCTCACTGGCGGAACCGACACCACCACCACCGACACCTACAACGGCAACGGCACCAACCAGCCCCACACCCTCACCAGCGATACCCCCGGCGCACCCGCCACCGGCGACAGCTACGCCTACGACGCCGCCGGCAACATGACCACCCGCACCACCCCCGCCACCGGCGCCCAGACCCTCACCTGGAACACCCTGGGGCAACTCGCCGCCATCACCCCCCAAGCCACCGGCGCCTCCTACCTCTACAACGCCGACGGCAGCCTCCTCATCAAGACCGACCCCGGCAAGACCACCCTCTACCTGCCCGGCGAACAGATCACCCTCAACACCACCACCAACACCGCCAGCGGCGTCCGCTACATCCCGCTGCCCGGCGGCGGCACCGTCGTGCGCACCGGCGGCGGCAGCAACTACAACTTCGAGATCACCGACCCCCACGGCACCGCCGACCTCACCCTCGACTCCACCGCCCAAACCCCCACCTGGCGCCAGTTCACCCCCTACGGCGCCCCCCGCGGCACCACCAACAACTGGCTCGACGACCGCGGTTTCCTCAACGCCCCCAACGACACCACGACCGGTCTCACCGCCCTCGGCGCCCGCCAATACGACCCCAACACCGGCGCCTTCATCAGCCTCGACCCCCTCTTCGAAGCCACCGACACCCAGCAACTCAACGGCTACACCTACGCCGCCAACAACCCCATCGGCGCCAGCGACCCCACCGGCCTCATGAAAGAGCCCGACTTCTACGGCGGCGCCGGCTACACCAACCAAACCGCCTGTGACCAGGCCTGCCAAGCCACCCTCCCCACCGACATCCCCGAACCCCCCATCCCCGACACCAGTGGGTTCGACCGCCCCGCGCACCGCACCGCGTGGATCAGCCACGGCTCCGGCGGCGGATTCTTCGAACAGGCATGGGGCGCGTTCAGCCACAAGATCGTTCAGACCGTGGTCGGCGGCTATCACACCTCGATGGGCCAAATCGACGACCTGGCCACCTGCGCGACCGGTGGTAGTGCCAACTCCTGCGCAAACGTTTTTGTCAACCTCGAACTTGGGCCCGCACTGGCGGCCGTCGGTGCTGCCACGGGGTTGTACCAGGACCTGAGCGAGATCGGTACGAACGTCCAGGACGGCAAGTACGGGGCCGCCACAGGAAACTCGACCTTCCTCGCCCTCTCCCTCGCCGGTGACGGCGATGGCGAAGCCGTACGAGGCCTGGGCTGGGGCGACCGACTCTCGACCATGTTCGACAGGGGGGACATCCCCACAGGCTGCACGAACAGCTTCCCCGCTGGCACGCTCGTCCTGCTCTCCGACGGCACCACCAAGCCCATCGAAACCCTTGCCAAGGGTGACATGGTCACCGCCACCAACCCCGAAACCGGAACCACCAGCCCTGAAGCTGTCCTAGCCACCATCGTCACCCCCGACGACCAGGACTTCACCGACCTCACCATCAAGTCGCCCAACTCTGCGACTGCTGACAGCACTACGCTGACCTCCACCCAGCATCACCCATTCTGGGACGTCACCACCCAGAGCTGGACTGACGCAGGCCACCTCAAGCCCGGCGATCAAGTCCGGACAGAGGACGGACAGGCAGCCGACGTCATCAGCGTGCGCAATTACCACACCGCGCCTCACACTGCCTACAACCTCACCATCGCCAACCTGCACACGTACTATGTACTCGCTGGCGCCACGCCGGTTTTGGTGCATAACGACGACCCGCTTCCCACACAGGTGCAGGGTAGGAATCAGCCGCTGACTAGCAAGCAAGCGACTGATCTGGCCAAATTCCTCGGATATCGTGATACGGGCCAGCGGCTCAAGGGTCAGAAGATCTTCACAAATGGGAAAACGTTCATATCTCAGGATATT